The following coding sequences lie in one Vibrio splendidus genomic window:
- the mngB gene encoding mannosylglycerate hydrolase, with product MTTSRVHITPHMHWDREWYFTTEESRILLVNNMEEIMNRLESDPEYKYYVLDGQTAVLEDYFAIKPENTERVKALVEAGKLIIGPWYSQTDTMQVSGESIVRNMMYGIRDCMKFGDAMKIGYLPDSFSMSSQLPMIYNGFDITRAMFWRGCSERHGTNKTEFLWQSNDGSEVTAQVLPLGYAIGKYLPQDEEGLRARLDKYFPVLEKPSVTKDILLPNGHDQMPIQKDIFEVMDKLREIYPDREFSMSRFEEVFEKVEAARDQLDTIKGEFNDGKYMRVHRTISSTRMDIKLIHAEIENKIVNILEPLASIAWTLGFEYHHGLIEKMWKESMKNHAHDSIGCCCSDKVHAEILNRYILADDMATNLIHFYKRKIVDHMPDREGCDKLAMFNLSPYEREEVVNTTITIRAQEFSIFDENENPVEYFIQDKRQIDPGKVDRQIVHYGNYDPFMEFDIQIKRTVPAMGFTTLHIQGNEKGAVKVAEQKDYLLENEYYRINVNDNGTLTIFDKETEQVFDQVLRLEDGSDDGDEYDYSPSRQEWLLYSDEFPVETSIDHQGFQSVANIAFRMNVPANLAEREERTGQNGFVEAQCQVVLKQGSRRIEVRMELDNQADDHRVRVLVPTPFVSETVVADNQFGCITRPTNDPAMAVWEEEKWKEAPVPVYQLMNFAALENGYAGMAIMSNGLREFEVIASQGGENRDTFALTLFRGIGVLGKEELLLRPGRPSGIKIPTPDSQVRGKLVCQFTLCGFSGNHIDANVMAQARDNVTQIECYNKIPYNAMKLNVDEQNLPMSFSLLSKQQAGAVLSVLKKAEDEDALIMRVYNPAETGSVSDSISFTQTVSSWKETSMDERVREGDVAAETFGELASCQAKTFQIKF from the coding sequence ATGACTACATCACGCGTACACATTACTCCTCACATGCACTGGGATCGTGAATGGTATTTCACAACAGAAGAGTCTCGCATTCTTCTTGTGAACAACATGGAAGAAATCATGAACCGTCTGGAGAGTGATCCAGAATACAAATACTACGTTCTAGATGGTCAAACCGCTGTTCTAGAAGACTACTTTGCGATCAAACCAGAGAACACAGAACGCGTAAAAGCATTGGTTGAAGCGGGCAAGCTTATTATTGGCCCTTGGTATTCTCAAACCGACACAATGCAAGTTTCTGGTGAGTCGATTGTGCGTAACATGATGTATGGCATTCGTGACTGTATGAAATTTGGCGATGCGATGAAGATTGGTTACCTACCAGATTCATTCAGCATGAGTTCTCAACTGCCGATGATCTACAACGGCTTCGACATCACACGTGCAATGTTCTGGCGTGGTTGTTCAGAGCGTCACGGCACCAACAAAACAGAATTCTTATGGCAGTCTAACGACGGCAGTGAAGTAACGGCACAAGTGCTTCCGCTGGGTTACGCGATTGGTAAATACCTTCCACAAGACGAAGAAGGTCTGCGTGCTCGTTTAGATAAGTACTTCCCAGTGCTAGAAAAACCATCGGTAACGAAAGACATCCTATTGCCGAACGGCCACGATCAAATGCCGATTCAGAAAGACATCTTTGAAGTAATGGACAAACTTCGCGAAATCTACCCAGATCGTGAATTCTCAATGAGCCGCTTTGAAGAAGTGTTCGAAAAAGTAGAAGCGGCACGCGACCAACTCGATACAATCAAAGGCGAATTCAACGACGGAAAATACATGCGTGTTCACCGTACGATTTCTTCTACGCGTATGGACATCAAACTGATCCACGCAGAAATCGAAAACAAGATTGTAAACATCTTAGAGCCTCTAGCATCTATCGCTTGGACATTAGGTTTCGAATACCACCACGGTTTGATTGAGAAAATGTGGAAAGAGAGCATGAAGAACCACGCTCATGACTCGATTGGCTGCTGCTGTTCTGACAAGGTTCACGCTGAGATCCTTAACCGCTACATCCTTGCGGACGACATGGCGACAAACCTGATTCATTTCTACAAGCGTAAGATTGTCGACCACATGCCGGATCGCGAAGGTTGCGACAAACTGGCGATGTTTAACCTTTCTCCGTACGAGCGTGAAGAAGTGGTGAACACAACCATTACTATCCGTGCTCAAGAATTCTCAATCTTTGATGAAAACGAAAACCCAGTTGAGTACTTCATCCAAGACAAGCGACAAATTGACCCAGGTAAAGTAGACCGTCAAATCGTTCACTACGGTAACTACGACCCGTTTATGGAGTTTGATATTCAAATCAAACGCACTGTACCAGCAATGGGCTTCACCACGTTACACATCCAAGGTAACGAGAAGGGCGCTGTAAAAGTTGCCGAGCAAAAGGACTACCTATTAGAAAACGAGTACTACCGAATCAATGTAAACGACAACGGTACTCTGACTATTTTCGATAAAGAGACAGAGCAAGTATTCGACCAAGTACTTCGTTTGGAAGACGGTTCTGATGACGGCGATGAGTACGATTACTCTCCATCTCGTCAAGAATGGTTACTGTACTCAGACGAGTTCCCAGTGGAAACATCGATTGACCACCAAGGCTTCCAATCGGTAGCGAACATCGCTTTCCGAATGAACGTACCAGCAAACCTTGCAGAGCGTGAAGAACGCACGGGTCAAAACGGATTCGTTGAAGCGCAATGCCAAGTGGTATTGAAGCAAGGTTCTCGCCGCATTGAAGTACGTATGGAACTAGACAATCAAGCCGACGACCACCGTGTACGTGTGTTAGTACCAACGCCATTCGTTTCTGAAACTGTGGTTGCGGATAACCAGTTCGGTTGTATTACTCGACCAACCAATGACCCAGCAATGGCGGTTTGGGAAGAAGAGAAGTGGAAAGAAGCGCCAGTTCCTGTGTATCAGTTAATGAACTTTGCAGCATTAGAAAACGGTTACGCGGGCATGGCGATCATGTCGAATGGTCTGCGTGAATTTGAAGTGATTGCATCCCAAGGTGGCGAGAATAGAGATACCTTCGCACTGACACTATTCCGCGGTATTGGCGTATTAGGCAAAGAAGAGCTATTGCTTCGCCCAGGTCGCCCATCAGGTATCAAGATCCCGACCCCTGATTCACAAGTTCGCGGTAAGCTAGTGTGTCAATTCACGCTTTGTGGCTTCTCTGGCAACCATATTGACGCGAACGTCATGGCGCAAGCACGTGACAATGTCACTCAAATCGAATGCTACAACAAGATCCCTTACAACGCGATGAAGCTGAATGTGGATGAGCAAAACCTACCAATGAGCTTCAGCTTGCTATCGAAGCAACAAGCAGGTGCGGTACTAAGCGTACTGAAGAAAGCGGAAGATGAAGATGCGTTGATCATGCGTGTCTACAACCCGGCAGAAACAGGTTCAGTGTCAGATTCAATCTCCTTCACTCAAACCGTTTCGAGTTGGAAAGAGACAAGCATGGACGAGCGCGTTCGTGAAGGTGATGTAGCGGCAGAAACCTTCGGTGAATTGGCATCTTGCCAAGCAAAAACATTCCAAATCAAATTCTAA
- a CDS encoding glycerate kinase, producing the protein MKIVIAPDSFKESLDAHQVASCIERGFADVFPHAEFVKMPLADGGEGTVDVLLEALNGKKQQLQTADPIGRECTAYWASLEQAVDGKKVKTALVEFAQASGLDRLRVEERSPLTASSYGTGLLIKDALDQGVEQIIIGLGGSATNDAGAGILQALGGKLLDKQGNELSGGGAELSQLASIDLDGLHPRCKEVTFVVACDVNNPLCGESGASAVFGPQKGASQTQVQQLDAAIGHFVDIAQFLTGVNHRDSKGFGAAGGTPLGLSLAFNIQIKAGIEMVLDALDADKVLEGASLVVTGEGQMDNQTLQGKTPFGIAQRAQKLNIPTIGIAGSLGKDVEKLYDSMSSLFGTVRSPQSLDQVLSEASQNLTRSARNIAATLKLGGQIFNEK; encoded by the coding sequence ATGAAAATTGTAATTGCCCCCGATTCATTTAAAGAATCACTCGACGCTCATCAAGTTGCGTCTTGTATTGAGCGTGGATTTGCTGACGTTTTCCCTCACGCAGAGTTTGTGAAAATGCCACTCGCCGATGGCGGAGAAGGCACGGTAGACGTGTTGCTAGAAGCACTCAATGGTAAAAAGCAACAGTTGCAAACAGCGGATCCAATCGGACGTGAATGCACGGCTTACTGGGCATCGTTAGAGCAGGCTGTTGATGGAAAAAAGGTAAAAACTGCCTTGGTAGAATTTGCTCAAGCGTCTGGCTTAGATCGATTAAGGGTAGAAGAAAGATCACCTCTCACAGCATCGTCTTATGGCACTGGGTTGCTGATTAAAGATGCGTTAGATCAAGGCGTTGAACAAATCATTATCGGCTTGGGCGGTAGCGCAACCAACGATGCTGGTGCTGGCATCTTACAAGCGTTGGGAGGCAAGTTATTAGACAAGCAAGGCAACGAGTTATCTGGTGGCGGCGCCGAATTAAGTCAGCTAGCAAGCATCGATCTTGATGGGCTGCATCCTAGATGTAAAGAAGTCACGTTCGTGGTTGCGTGTGATGTGAATAATCCATTGTGTGGCGAAAGCGGAGCAAGTGCAGTGTTTGGCCCACAAAAAGGGGCTTCACAAACTCAAGTTCAACAACTTGATGCTGCTATCGGACATTTTGTAGATATCGCTCAATTCCTTACAGGCGTTAATCATCGAGACAGCAAGGGTTTTGGTGCTGCTGGTGGCACACCCCTAGGGTTAAGCCTAGCGTTCAATATCCAAATTAAAGCGGGTATTGAGATGGTACTCGACGCATTAGATGCGGATAAGGTGCTTGAAGGCGCTTCACTGGTCGTGACCGGAGAAGGGCAGATGGACAACCAAACTCTGCAAGGAAAAACACCTTTTGGTATCGCACAGCGAGCGCAAAAGCTGAACATTCCAACCATTGGCATTGCTGGCTCTTTGGGTAAAGACGTTGAAAAGCTTTATGACTCAATGTCTAGCTTATTTGGAACCGTACGTTCACCTCAGTCCTTAGACCAAGTTTTATCAGAAGCGAGCCAAAATCTGACTCGTAGTGCCCGTAATATCGCTGCCACGCTCAAGCTTGGCGGCCAGATTTTTAATGAGAAGTAA
- a CDS encoding DUF481 domain-containing protein, which translates to MVLSVQVSAEETVLKEEAASIEEPVLTEPHELTEEQAFLGEAILAEKSESEQEDESPFTTLTKLGFIYSQNTSSSLSINSGISVGYKKENWGQRIQFDTYYTDAENDEDGTNRYTTNYGISYDLNEVTYLVATTRFEHDHFGTYRKQFITATGLGRHFYDTERIKLQGSAGPGYRISKRQSSDEEFPNKENYELIVNANIDGSLTLTETFSMGATANMAYGEENTNYNLKGYLKNILMGNLALTFDTEYIYNTTVASDQSNAEIYSSMNLNYDF; encoded by the coding sequence ATGGTTCTGTCTGTGCAGGTATCCGCTGAAGAAACGGTACTGAAGGAAGAAGCAGCCTCAATTGAAGAACCTGTGCTTACAGAACCACACGAGCTTACAGAAGAGCAAGCCTTCCTAGGCGAAGCGATATTGGCAGAAAAGTCGGAATCGGAACAAGAAGACGAGTCGCCCTTCACTACGTTAACCAAACTGGGCTTTATCTACTCTCAAAATACCAGCTCATCTTTATCTATCAACTCAGGTATATCGGTAGGCTATAAAAAAGAAAACTGGGGACAACGTATTCAGTTCGATACGTACTATACCGATGCTGAAAACGATGAAGATGGTACTAATCGTTATACCACCAATTATGGCATTAGCTATGACTTGAACGAAGTCACCTATTTGGTCGCGACAACACGTTTTGAGCACGACCACTTTGGTACTTATCGTAAGCAATTCATAACAGCTACAGGACTGGGTCGCCATTTTTATGATACTGAAAGAATCAAACTCCAAGGATCTGCCGGTCCGGGTTACCGAATCAGTAAACGACAGTCTTCTGATGAAGAGTTTCCAAACAAAGAGAACTATGAACTGATCGTCAATGCCAATATTGATGGCTCTCTGACACTCACAGAGACGTTTTCTATGGGAGCAACGGCTAACATGGCTTACGGTGAAGAGAACACCAACTACAACTTGAAAGGCTATCTGAAAAATATTTTGATGGGCAATTTGGCGCTAACTTTTGATACCGAATACATTTACAACACCACCGTTGCGTCAGACCAAAGTAACGCTGAAATCTACAGTTCAATGAATCTAAACTACGATTTCTAA
- a CDS encoding GntR family transcriptional regulator: protein MARLPMYRQIADAIREKISLGEYKVGEALPTEAQLREVFSVSRVTVRQALKLLIENDELESVQGSGTYVKENKINYDIYKQSSFQEKWAHLDVVTHSEVLAFEMKPCSLAMSEHLDIKEGELVFYVKRVRFIDNSPITVEETWLPVALFPDLTYQVMQTSKYDFIENTKGMVIDRSEQELVPILPPEDVAKQLDIDPAQPIIEKRTRGYLANNTVFEYSRNYFTSNDYRFTLVARRQR from the coding sequence ATGGCAAGACTCCCGATGTATCGCCAAATCGCAGATGCAATAAGAGAAAAGATCAGTTTAGGTGAATATAAAGTTGGCGAAGCACTCCCGACAGAAGCTCAGTTGCGTGAAGTCTTTTCTGTAAGCCGTGTCACCGTAAGGCAAGCACTTAAGCTATTGATCGAAAATGATGAGCTTGAAAGCGTTCAAGGCAGCGGCACTTACGTGAAAGAGAACAAAATCAATTACGACATCTATAAGCAGTCTAGCTTTCAAGAAAAGTGGGCGCATTTGGATGTGGTAACGCACAGTGAGGTTTTAGCCTTTGAAATGAAACCCTGCTCTTTGGCAATGTCTGAACATCTAGATATCAAAGAAGGCGAATTGGTTTTCTACGTAAAGCGTGTCCGTTTCATAGACAACAGCCCAATCACGGTTGAAGAAACCTGGTTGCCAGTTGCCCTATTCCCGGATCTTACCTATCAAGTAATGCAAACATCTAAATACGACTTTATTGAAAACACCAAAGGCATGGTGATTGATAGAAGTGAGCAAGAACTGGTTCCGATTCTTCCACCTGAAGACGTGGCTAAACAATTAGATATCGACCCAGCTCAACCGATTATTGAAAAGCGCACTCGTGGTTACCTTGCCAATAACACGGTATTTGAATACAGCCGAAACTACTTCACATCAAACGATTACCGATTCACTTTGGTCGCAAGACGCCAAAGATAA
- the mngA gene encoding PTS 2-O-a-mannosyl-D-glycerate transporter subunit IIABC — protein sequence MKLTTLTNKSLVNLQTTFSSREEAIYALADQLDQQGKLHNKQEYLDAVFAREEQGPTALGEGLAVPHGKTDAVKEAGFAVATLKEDMKWKGLDEDEDVNLIFLIAIPNAEAGSTHMHLLTALTTTLVDDDVREAVLKATTADEIFALLDGDNQQEGKQDKLDINAPTIVCVTACPAGIAHTYMAAEYLEKAGKKLGYNVHVEKQGANGIEDRLTAEQLNNAVACVFAAEVAIKEVERFNGIPRVETPVAKPIKHAESILNEAVEESKKGNGAERKVATDDKPKKLPLKTELKQALLSGISYAVPLIVAGGTVLAVAVLIAQIFDLQELYATKDSWLWMYRKLGGGLLGTLMVPVLAAYTAYSLADKPALGPGFAAGIAANIIGSGFLGGVVGGLIAGYVMRWVKEHVRLGPAFNGFLTFYLYPVIGTLVAGSLMLFVIGKPVAFLNQGLTDWLNGMSGTNALLLGAILGLFVSFDLGGPVNKAAYAFCLGAMANGVYGPYAIFGSVKMVSAFTVTASTMIAPRLFKDFEIETGKSTWLLGLAGITEGAIPMAIEDPIRVIGSFLLGSVVTGAMVGAAGIGLSTPGAGIFSIFLLHDSGLGAFSAAAIWFGAAIVGTVISTVTLLMWRGHAVKKGKFEASTATQN from the coding sequence ATGAAACTTACTACTCTAACTAATAAGTCGCTCGTAAATCTGCAAACTACGTTTAGCAGTCGAGAAGAAGCGATTTACGCACTTGCTGACCAACTGGATCAGCAGGGCAAACTGCATAACAAGCAAGAGTATCTTGATGCAGTATTTGCTCGTGAAGAGCAAGGCCCGACAGCGCTTGGCGAAGGCCTAGCAGTACCGCATGGCAAGACTGACGCGGTTAAAGAAGCTGGCTTCGCTGTAGCAACACTTAAAGAAGATATGAAATGGAAAGGCTTGGATGAAGACGAAGATGTAAATCTTATCTTCCTAATTGCGATTCCAAATGCAGAAGCGGGTTCTACCCACATGCATCTGCTTACTGCATTGACAACTACATTGGTTGACGACGATGTTCGCGAAGCGGTATTAAAAGCGACCACAGCCGATGAAATTTTTGCGCTGCTTGATGGCGACAACCAGCAAGAAGGTAAACAAGACAAATTAGATATAAATGCACCGACAATTGTATGTGTTACTGCTTGCCCTGCAGGCATCGCTCATACCTATATGGCAGCAGAGTACCTAGAAAAAGCAGGAAAAAAGCTTGGTTACAACGTGCATGTTGAAAAGCAGGGCGCAAACGGTATTGAAGATCGCTTAACAGCTGAACAATTAAACAATGCAGTAGCGTGTGTCTTTGCTGCTGAAGTTGCGATTAAAGAAGTTGAGCGTTTCAACGGAATACCTCGTGTAGAAACACCAGTAGCGAAACCTATCAAGCACGCTGAGAGCATTCTAAATGAAGCGGTTGAAGAATCGAAAAAAGGTAACGGTGCCGAACGCAAAGTTGCTACTGACGACAAGCCAAAGAAACTGCCACTGAAAACTGAGCTAAAACAAGCTCTACTTTCTGGTATTTCTTATGCAGTTCCTCTAATTGTTGCTGGTGGTACTGTTCTAGCGGTCGCTGTTCTTATCGCGCAAATTTTTGACCTGCAAGAGCTCTACGCAACAAAAGATTCTTGGTTATGGATGTATCGCAAGCTAGGTGGCGGCCTACTGGGTACATTAATGGTTCCCGTTCTAGCAGCTTACACAGCCTACTCATTAGCAGACAAACCGGCACTTGGCCCTGGCTTTGCCGCGGGTATTGCAGCAAACATCATTGGCTCTGGCTTCCTAGGCGGTGTTGTTGGTGGTTTGATTGCTGGTTACGTGATGCGTTGGGTGAAAGAGCATGTTCGCTTAGGCCCTGCGTTTAACGGCTTCCTCACTTTCTACCTTTACCCTGTAATCGGTACTTTGGTGGCAGGTAGCTTGATGCTGTTTGTTATCGGTAAACCTGTAGCGTTCCTAAACCAAGGTCTGACGGATTGGCTGAACGGTATGTCAGGCACCAATGCGCTGTTATTGGGTGCGATTCTTGGTCTGTTTGTATCATTCGACTTAGGTGGTCCGGTAAACAAAGCTGCTTACGCATTCTGTTTAGGTGCAATGGCGAACGGTGTCTATGGCCCATATGCAATCTTCGGTTCAGTAAAAATGGTTTCGGCGTTCACTGTAACGGCTTCAACCATGATTGCTCCACGTCTATTCAAAGACTTTGAGATTGAAACAGGTAAATCTACATGGTTACTTGGCCTAGCGGGTATTACCGAAGGTGCAATTCCAATGGCAATTGAAGATCCAATCCGTGTAATCGGTTCATTCCTACTAGGCTCTGTTGTTACAGGTGCAATGGTTGGTGCGGCAGGTATTGGTCTATCGACTCCGGGCGCAGGTATCTTCTCTATCTTCTTGTTACACGATTCAGGTTTGGGCGCATTCTCTGCTGCTGCAATTTGGTTCGGTGCTGCGATTGTCGGCACAGTGATTTCAACTGTTACTCTTCTGATGTGGCGTGGTCACGCTGTAAAAAAGGGTAAGTTTGAAGCAAGTACTGCAACACAGAACTAA
- a CDS encoding efflux RND transporter permease subunit has protein sequence MKLPEICIKHPVFASVLSIAIVLFGMLSFQKLSIQYFPEHKTPSATVTAAINGASAEFMSRNVADKLITAATGLDSVKTMTTDCQEGTCNLKIIFEDDIDDVEYTSLMNNLRSSVEAIGDFPPSMTDKPTVTDDSSDTSMPSNIITFVNTGKMSKQDMYDYISQQVVPQFKHIQGVGGIWGPYGGSEKAVRVWLQPDRMMALNMSASDVVGTLSSYNATFTAGTIKGQVRDFSINPVNQVTSVDDVRDLVIRVDNGKIIRVGDIAEVKMGEESLTPSILRVDDNLAMSIQVLPLKSENPVTVANKVKKQIDVIQPQLPEGIEMKMVYDQADFIKTAIDEGFMTLVEAIVLVSAVVVLFLGSVRVASIPIITIPVCVIGVFAVMHVLGFSINVLTILAIILAIGLVVDDAIVVAENCYRHIEEGETPFNAAIKGCREIVFPVIAMTLTLAVVYLPIGLMSGLTADLFRQFAFTLAAAVIISGFVALTLSPMMCAYLMKPVTKPARWYKKVDAKLNVLSDLYTKELSKWFERKTLMSGIALALIALSALAVWTMPQVLLPTEDTGFVEVTSTPPTGVGRQYHLDNNEQLNSVFKGDNSVEANLSYIEGTPTNHVLLKSWGERDQSADELVNEFIAKAQSSVSAYGMSFKVRSADNLSIATNMILELTTVNRDTSVLSETASEVVEALESYEGVTNIKNSMLRDQLRYDLSIDRNAIVLSGVDYSNVTNALSTFLGSVKAADLQADDGYTYPIQVQVNRKDLGDFKVLDKLYVDSQSGQRLPLSQFVSIKQVTSESNFKTFMGKDSAEITADLMPGYTASDVKAYIDDTVPSLLKPAQSYEFNGIVKDLVDSTAGAQVLFVLALIFIFLILAAQFESFVDPMIILLTVPLCIVGAILTLSIFGQSLNIYSKIGLLTLVGLVTKHGILLVEFANEKRKSGASAQEAAISSARSRLRPILMTSLTMILGSLPLALADGPGSLGRINIGLVLVGGLTAGTFFSLFLVPVAYVGMANLKQMDILTRLRTKAA, from the coding sequence ATGAAGCTTCCTGAGATTTGTATTAAGCATCCAGTTTTTGCTTCAGTACTGAGTATCGCAATTGTTTTATTTGGCATGCTGTCATTTCAGAAATTATCGATCCAATATTTCCCTGAACATAAAACACCGTCAGCGACCGTAACCGCGGCGATTAATGGTGCGAGCGCAGAGTTCATGTCACGTAACGTGGCCGACAAACTGATTACCGCTGCAACCGGTCTCGACAGTGTGAAAACCATGACGACGGACTGTCAGGAAGGTACGTGTAATCTAAAAATCATCTTTGAAGATGACATTGATGATGTCGAATACACCAGCTTAATGAACAACCTGCGCAGCAGTGTCGAAGCGATTGGCGATTTTCCACCAAGTATGACGGATAAGCCAACGGTAACGGATGACTCTTCTGACACCAGTATGCCCAGTAACATCATCACGTTTGTGAATACTGGCAAGATGTCGAAGCAAGACATGTACGATTACATTAGCCAACAGGTTGTGCCTCAATTTAAGCATATACAAGGCGTTGGCGGTATTTGGGGACCGTACGGCGGCAGTGAAAAGGCGGTGCGTGTTTGGCTTCAACCCGATCGCATGATGGCGCTTAACATGAGTGCATCGGATGTAGTTGGTACATTAAGTTCATACAACGCGACATTTACCGCGGGTACTATCAAAGGTCAGGTGAGAGATTTCTCTATTAACCCGGTCAACCAAGTGACCAGTGTTGATGATGTGCGAGATTTGGTGATTCGTGTTGATAACGGCAAGATCATTCGTGTCGGCGATATTGCAGAAGTTAAAATGGGAGAAGAAAGCTTAACCCCGAGTATTCTTCGAGTCGATGACAACTTAGCAATGTCGATTCAGGTACTGCCACTGAAAAGTGAAAACCCAGTCACAGTAGCGAATAAAGTTAAGAAACAAATCGATGTGATTCAGCCTCAGTTGCCAGAAGGTATTGAGATGAAGATGGTTTATGACCAAGCCGACTTCATTAAAACTGCGATTGATGAAGGTTTTATGACTTTGGTTGAGGCGATTGTTCTTGTTTCAGCCGTTGTCGTGTTGTTCCTTGGTTCAGTTCGTGTGGCGTCTATTCCTATTATCACGATCCCAGTGTGTGTGATTGGTGTGTTTGCAGTTATGCATGTGCTCGGGTTTAGTATCAACGTGCTGACTATCTTGGCCATCATTCTTGCGATTGGTTTGGTCGTCGATGATGCCATCGTCGTTGCTGAAAACTGTTACCGACATATCGAAGAGGGCGAAACCCCTTTTAATGCGGCAATCAAAGGGTGCCGAGAGATCGTCTTTCCTGTGATAGCGATGACGCTGACTTTAGCGGTCGTGTATCTCCCTATTGGTTTGATGTCGGGCTTAACCGCCGACCTATTTAGACAATTTGCTTTCACGTTAGCAGCAGCAGTGATCATCTCTGGATTTGTGGCTTTAACGCTCTCACCCATGATGTGTGCTTACTTAATGAAGCCAGTTACAAAGCCGGCAAGGTGGTACAAAAAAGTTGATGCGAAGCTGAATGTTCTGTCTGACTTGTACACCAAGGAACTTAGCAAATGGTTTGAGCGTAAAACACTGATGAGTGGTATTGCCTTGGCATTGATTGCTCTATCTGCTTTGGCGGTTTGGACAATGCCTCAAGTGTTGCTTCCAACGGAAGATACTGGTTTTGTTGAGGTCACTTCAACGCCTCCTACAGGAGTCGGACGTCAGTATCACCTAGACAACAACGAGCAGCTTAACAGTGTGTTCAAAGGTGATAATTCAGTAGAAGCGAATTTATCTTACATCGAAGGGACTCCGACCAATCACGTTTTATTGAAATCATGGGGCGAACGTGACCAGTCAGCCGATGAGTTGGTGAACGAGTTTATCGCTAAAGCGCAAAGTTCGGTCTCTGCCTACGGCATGTCTTTCAAGGTTCGCTCTGCAGATAACTTAAGCATAGCGACCAACATGATCCTTGAGCTGACGACGGTTAACCGCGACACCTCGGTGTTGTCTGAAACCGCAAGTGAAGTCGTTGAGGCGCTTGAGAGTTATGAGGGCGTGACAAACATTAAGAACTCAATGTTGCGCGACCAATTACGTTATGACTTGTCGATTGACCGCAATGCGATTGTGTTGTCTGGTGTGGATTACAGTAATGTCACCAATGCGCTATCTACTTTCTTAGGTTCAGTGAAGGCGGCAGATTTGCAAGCCGATGACGGTTATACGTACCCAATTCAAGTTCAAGTTAACCGAAAGGATCTCGGCGACTTTAAGGTTCTCGATAAGCTGTATGTGGATTCACAGTCTGGCCAAAGGCTTCCTTTGTCTCAGTTTGTATCGATTAAACAAGTGACATCAGAATCGAACTTCAAGACATTCATGGGCAAAGACAGCGCTGAAATTACCGCAGATTTGATGCCCGGGTATACGGCTAGCGATGTAAAAGCTTATATCGACGACACGGTGCCGAGTTTGTTAAAACCCGCACAGAGCTACGAGTTCAATGGCATAGTTAAAGACTTGGTTGATTCAACAGCCGGTGCACAGGTGTTGTTTGTATTGGCGTTAATTTTCATCTTCCTGATTTTGGCGGCGCAATTTGAAAGCTTTGTCGACCCAATGATCATCTTGCTAACGGTTCCGTTGTGTATCGTGGGTGCGATTCTGACGCTATCGATATTTGGCCAAAGCCTTAATATCTACTCAAAAATCGGCTTGCTTACTCTGGTTGGGCTAGTGACCAAACACGGTATTTTGCTGGTGGAGTTTGCTAACGAGAAACGTAAATCGGGTGCAAGTGCTCAAGAGGCGGCGATCAGCAGTGCGCGTTCAAGATTGCGTCCTATCTTGATGACATCACTCACCATGATCCTCGGTTCATTGCCATTGGCACTAGCGGATGGTCCGGGCTCATTAGGCCGTATCAATATTGGTTTAGTGTTGGTCGGAGGTTTGACTGCCGGAACCTTCTTCTCACTGTTCTTAGTGCCAGTGGCTTACGTCGGTATGGCGAACCTAAAACAGATGGACATACTGACTCGATTGAGAACGAAAGCAGCATAG